From the Devosia sp. FJ2-5-3 genome, the window GCGCGGCAATGGCGTTCCTGCTGCTGGTCGTGGCGGCCAGTGCCGTCTTCGGCCTGGGGGCGCTGACCAATCTTCTGGCTCCTTCACGGAGGCGTGCATAATGGGCCGCATCCTTTTCGGGGTGGTTGTCGCCCTGCTGTTCACTTTCATCCTCGCGCCGACCGTGGTCATCGCCCTCAGCTCGTTCGGCACCAGCGAGATCCTGGAATTCCCGCCGCAGAATTTTACGCTGCGCTGGTATTTCTTCGCGCTCGCCAAGCCCGAGTTCTTGTCTGCCGCGTGGAATTCGCTGTGGCTGGCCGTCGTCTCGACCGCAATCGCGACGCCACTCGCCATTGTCGCCGCACTGGCCATTACCCGCAGCACGATCAGGGGTCGCGAGGTGTTCCAGACGATCCTGCTCGCCCCGCTCGTGGTGCCATCGGTCGTCATCGGCCTGGCCATCCTCCTGGCGACGTCGCGCATCGGCTTTGGCGGCGGCAGCACCCGCCTGATCGTGGCGCATGTGCTGATCGTCCTGCCCTATCTCTTGCGCACGGTCAGTGCCAGCCTGATGCGGCTTGATCCCCTGGCTGAAGAGGCCGCGCGGACCCTCGGGGCAAACAATATCAAGACCTTCCTTCTGGTC encodes:
- a CDS encoding ABC transporter permease, with product MGRILFGVVVALLFTFILAPTVVIALSSFGTSEILEFPPQNFTLRWYFFALAKPEFLSAAWNSLWLAVVSTAIATPLAIVAALAITRSTIRGREVFQTILLAPLVVPSVVIGLAILLATSRIGFGGGSTRLIVAHVLIVLPYLLRTVSASLMRLDPLAEEAARTLGANNIKTFLLVTLPGLAPGLIAGMVFAFVISFDNVSISLFLANARMNTLPLSLMSYVEYNLDPSVAAVSTLLIVMALVVAIALERFAGLRKTLGA